A window of the Henckelia pumila isolate YLH828 chromosome 3, ASM3356847v2, whole genome shotgun sequence genome harbors these coding sequences:
- the LOC140891186 gene encoding uncharacterized protein isoform X2 — protein MLLKHYPRLGVTSDGHGNYPLRLLAHKPSAFRNGTKFTFWEHCIYYCMFMFHIKTQALRDDSRIEIHESDGEDNVNGKAHGVPNLAAGRYLARSFKFCCDSTTSSFKLWQDFESRVYLINQLDKRTRLHYKVTGLWDLSSIRNSGTSMYQRTSNLKIFGPWEIMLYPYCGPMDSAKYRIQEFMH, from the exons ATGCTATTAAAACACTATCCAAGGCTGGGGGTTACATCAGATGGCCATGGAAACTACCCTCTCCGACTTTTGGCTCACAAGCCTTCGGCTTTCCGCAATGGAACTAAGTTTACATTCTGGGAACATTGCATTTATTACTGTATGTTTATGTTCCACATAA AAACCCAAGCATTGAGAGATGATAGCAGAATTGAGATTCATGAATCAGATGGTGAAGACAATGTTAATGGGAAAGCACATGGAGTACCGAATCTGG CTGCTGGGAGATATCTTGCTAGATCGTTCAAATTCTGTTGTGATTCCACAACTTCAAGTTTTAA GTTGTGGCAGGATTTCGAGAGCAGAGTTTATTTGATTAACCAGCTCGATAAAAGAACACGCCTA CACTATAAAGTGACGGGACTATGGGACTTATCCTCAATAAGAAACTCCGGTACTTCGATGTATCAGAGGACATCGAACCTAAAGATATTCGGCCCATGGGAAATTATGCTATATCCATATTGTGGCCCGATGGATTCAGCCAAGTATCGTATCCAAGAGTTTATGCACTGA
- the LOC140891186 gene encoding uncharacterized protein isoform X3: protein MGQSSVSHYEILAETQALRDDSRIEIHESDGEDNVNGKAHGVPNLVLRLFHKLGRGITEFLKLARINISALVPTAGRYLARSFKFCCDSTTSSFKLWQDFESRVYLINQLDKRTRLHYKVTGLWDLSSIRNSGTSMYQRTSNLKIFGPWEIMLYPYCGPMDSAKYRIQEFMH, encoded by the exons ATGGGACAATCATCAGTTTCTCATTATGAAATCCTTGCAGAAACCCAAGCATTGAGAGATGATAGCAGAATTGAGATTCATGAATCAGATGGTGAAGACAATGTTAATGGGAAAGCACATGGAGTACCGAATCTGG TTTTAAGGTTGTTTCACAAATTGGGGAGGGGAATAACGGAGTTTTTGAAGCTGGCTAGGATAAACATCAGCGCTTTAGTTCCAA CTGCTGGGAGATATCTTGCTAGATCGTTCAAATTCTGTTGTGATTCCACAACTTCAAGTTTTAA GTTGTGGCAGGATTTCGAGAGCAGAGTTTATTTGATTAACCAGCTCGATAAAAGAACACGCCTA CACTATAAAGTGACGGGACTATGGGACTTATCCTCAATAAGAAACTCCGGTACTTCGATGTATCAGAGGACATCGAACCTAAAGATATTCGGCCCATGGGAAATTATGCTATATCCATATTGTGGCCCGATGGATTCAGCCAAGTATCGTATCCAAGAGTTTATGCACTGA
- the LOC140891186 gene encoding uncharacterized protein isoform X1: protein MLLKHYPRLGVTSDGHGNYPLRLLAHKPSAFRNGTKFTFWEHCIYYCMFMFHIKTQALRDDSRIEIHESDGEDNVNGKAHGVPNLVLRLFHKLGRGITEFLKLARINISALVPTAGRYLARSFKFCCDSTTSSFKLWQDFESRVYLINQLDKRTRLHYKVTGLWDLSSIRNSGTSMYQRTSNLKIFGPWEIMLYPYCGPMDSAKCVLK, encoded by the exons ATGCTATTAAAACACTATCCAAGGCTGGGGGTTACATCAGATGGCCATGGAAACTACCCTCTCCGACTTTTGGCTCACAAGCCTTCGGCTTTCCGCAATGGAACTAAGTTTACATTCTGGGAACATTGCATTTATTACTGTATGTTTATGTTCCACATAA AAACCCAAGCATTGAGAGATGATAGCAGAATTGAGATTCATGAATCAGATGGTGAAGACAATGTTAATGGGAAAGCACATGGAGTACCGAATCTGG TTTTAAGGTTGTTTCACAAATTGGGGAGGGGAATAACGGAGTTTTTGAAGCTGGCTAGGATAAACATCAGCGCTTTAGTTCCAA CTGCTGGGAGATATCTTGCTAGATCGTTCAAATTCTGTTGTGATTCCACAACTTCAAGTTTTAA GTTGTGGCAGGATTTCGAGAGCAGAGTTTATTTGATTAACCAGCTCGATAAAAGAACACGCCTA CACTATAAAGTGACGGGACTATGGGACTTATCCTCAATAAGAAACTCCGGTACTTCGATGTATCAGAGGACATCGAACCTAAAGATATTCGGCCCATGGGAAATTATGCTATATCCATATTGTGGCCCGATGGATTCAGCCAA GTGCGTGTTGAAATGA
- the LOC140889485 gene encoding uncharacterized protein: MPPRQTSITRQTVVVPQPEPVNLPQAAGDPIPTQGSTCNDPMDVTATPMKTLLKRFQSFKLPTLNGTENSVDCESWLEDMEMFFDSLDYADDRRFRLIGHQLYDVSKSWWITTNRAIENRVSYRKDNGAEFANLKQGNLNIKEYVAKLYTLLKFAPHVAGSEEAKDDQFINGLNPDVFTLMNSGRPNNFADALDRAKGAEADLIKQPGVSFVAQSPRQPQPSPQFQQPSPRFEGGNSSSGKKDFLKARGNQFKTSGSANAERDIPVNNAEVCLGVVAYAISQDILPSIYIFIFGERYHISEICQKLCTTKRADGFLFYAVDVLKISPELADLPVVSEFDDVFPDEISGLPPFREVDISIELISGTLPISKAPYRMTPVDMKEWKEQLEDLLDKGYIRPSVSPWGTPVLFLQGSAVYSKIDLRSGYHQLRVWDEDIPKTSFRMRHIMSGDGIFVDLSKIEAVISWPRPTSLPEIRSLLGLAGYYRRFIKYFSSISKPITLLTQKNAPYVWTEACEASFLDLKKRLTSAPVLKIPSSTCDFTVYYDASHRGLGCVLMQRGHVISYASR, encoded by the exons atgcctcctcgtcaAACATCGATTACTAGACAGACAGTGGTTGTTCCTCAGCCAGAACCGGTAAATTTGCCACAGGCCGCAGGAGATCCTATACCAACACAAGGCAGTACTTGCAATGATCCAATGGACGTGACTGCTACACCGATGAAAACATTGTTAAAGAGATTCCAATCTTTCAAGCTGCCTACACTGAACGGAACTGAGAACTCAGTggactgtgaaagttggttagAGGATATGGAGATGTTttttgattcccttgattatgcaGATGACAGAAGATTCAGACTGATTGGGCACCAACTATATGATGTttccaagagttggtggataaccACCAACAGAGCTATTGAGAATCGAG tgtcgTACAGAAAAGACAATggtgcagagtttgcaaatctaaaACAGGGGAATCTAAACATcaaagaatatgttgccaagttATATACATTGCtcaagtttgctccacatgtagcTGGGAGTGAAGAGGCTAAAgatgatcagttcatcaatggactgaatcccGATGTATTTACGTTGATGAATTCAGGGAGGCCAaataactttgctgatgcacttgatcgagcaaagggagcagaagccgATCTGATTAAGCAACCAGGAGTATCGTTTGTTGCACAGTCTCCACGACAGCCACAACCATCACCGCAATTTCAGCAACCATCCCCTAGATTTGAGGGAGGTAACAGCAGTAGTGGTAAGAAAGATTTTCTTAAGGCAAGAGGAAATCAGTTTAAGACGTCAGGAAGTG CAAATGCGGAGAGAGACATCCCAGTGAACAATGCAGAGGTGTGTTTGGGAGTTGTAGCATATGCCATCAGCCAGGACATTTTGCCAAG TATCTATATCTTCATCTTTGGGGAGAGGTATCATATCAGTGAAATCTGTCAGAAATTGTGTACTACG AAAAGAGCAGATGGTTTCCTTttttatgcagtagatgtgcTAAAAATTAGCCCAGaattggctgacttgccagtggttagtgaatttgatGATGTCTTCCCAGATGAGATTTCAGGATTACCTCCTTTTCGTGAGGtagatatcagtattgaactgattTCAGGTACGTTACCAATTTcgaaagctccttacagaatgacacCAGTTGATATGAAGGAATGGAAAGAACAGCTAGAAGATCTTTTAgacaaagggtacattagaccgagtgtttctccttggggcacACCGGTTttgttt ttgcagggttcagCAGTTtattccaagatagatctgaggtctggatatcatcagttgagagtttgGGATGAAGATATACCCAAGACttcattcagaatgag GCATATTATGTCCGGAGACGGGATTTTTGTTGATCTTAGCAAGATtgaggcagtgatcagttggcctagaccCACATCTTTaccagagatacggagtttATTGGGCTTAGCGGGCTATTATCGACGATTTATCAAATATTTCTCCAGCATTTCCAAGCCTATTACTctgttgactcagaagaatgcaccgtatgTTTGGACCGAAGCTTGTGAGGCAAGTTTCCTtgatctgaagaagagattaacgagtgcaccagtcttgaagATTCCTTCAAGTACTTGTGATTTTACTGTTTATtatgatgcttctcacaggggattaggatgtgtgcttatgcagagaggGCATGTCATTTCTTATGCCTCGAGATAG